One genomic segment of Acidobacteriota bacterium includes these proteins:
- a CDS encoding ABC transporter permease: MHITEAIKLAFQAIWANKLRSFLTLLGVIFGVATVIVVVSLIEGFNKYVDDKIANIGTNAFSVQKFSIDDFASLDNYEKARRRNKDVTMDDLAVIRARIGDKIKDAGAQEQDTCELKFGTRNLIGVSLQAITANVIEIQNKDIAQGRAFNEGEEMGARLVCFIGPDIADEFFPTSSPLGQKIKVDGRPFEIIGVAKALGSVFGQSRDKFVTLPMTTFLNIYGSRRSLQLLVSSTSPATYQDAIDEARVAMRTRRRLNPNDEDNFGLITPSAVNNLREKIFGTIQTVAVGVTSIALVVGGIVIMNIMLVSVTERTKEIGIRKSLGARRRDIIRQFLAESTALALIGGAFGVFIAWLLSQAVANFTPIPTALPLLAVAVALGVSGGVGMIAGVYPAWRAASLDPIQAMRSE, translated from the coding sequence ATGCATATCACAGAAGCCATCAAGCTTGCCTTTCAAGCGATTTGGGCCAACAAGCTACGCTCCTTTCTGACGTTGCTCGGCGTCATCTTCGGCGTCGCCACGGTGATCGTGGTCGTCTCGCTGATCGAAGGCTTCAATAAATACGTAGACGACAAGATCGCCAACATCGGCACCAATGCCTTCAGCGTGCAGAAGTTTTCGATTGACGATTTTGCCAGCCTCGACAATTACGAAAAGGCACGCCGCCGCAACAAGGACGTGACCATGGACGATCTGGCGGTCATCCGCGCGCGCATCGGCGACAAAATCAAAGACGCCGGGGCGCAGGAACAAGACACCTGCGAATTGAAATTCGGCACCCGCAATCTGATCGGCGTCAGTTTGCAAGCCATCACCGCCAACGTCATCGAAATCCAAAACAAAGACATCGCCCAGGGCCGCGCTTTTAACGAAGGCGAAGAAATGGGCGCGCGGCTGGTCTGTTTCATCGGCCCCGACATCGCTGATGAATTCTTCCCCACCAGTTCGCCGTTGGGGCAAAAGATCAAAGTGGATGGCCGCCCGTTTGAAATCATAGGCGTAGCCAAGGCGCTCGGTTCGGTCTTCGGCCAATCGCGCGACAAATTCGTGACGCTGCCGATGACGACGTTCTTGAATATCTATGGCTCACGGCGCTCGTTGCAATTGCTAGTGTCTTCGACCTCGCCCGCAACCTATCAGGACGCGATTGATGAGGCGCGTGTGGCGATGCGCACGCGGCGGCGCTTGAATCCGAATGACGAAGACAACTTCGGTTTGATCACGCCAAGCGCGGTCAACAACTTGCGCGAAAAGATTTTCGGCACGATTCAAACGGTGGCGGTCGGGGTGACTTCGATTGCACTGGTGGTGGGTGGCATTGTGATCATGAACATCATGCTGGTCAGCGTGACCGAACGCACCAAAGAGATCGGCATCCGCAAAAGCTTGGGCGCGCGTCGCCGCGACATCATTCGCCAATTCCTGGCCGAATCCACGGCGCTGGCGCTGATTGGCGGCGCGTTTGGGGTCTTCATTGCGTGGTTGCTGAGTCAGGCGGTGGCGAATTTTACGCCGATTCCGACGGCTTTACCGTTGTTGGCGGTCGCGGTGGCGCTGGGCGTATCTGGCGGCGTGGGGATGATTGCGGGCGTTTATCCGGCCTGGCGGGCGGCGAGTCTGGATCCGATTCAAGCGATGAGGTCTGAGTGA